DNA sequence from the Liolophura sinensis isolate JHLJ2023 chromosome 1, CUHK_Ljap_v2, whole genome shotgun sequence genome:
ATAGTGATAATCTTTGTCTGGTGCATTATTTTTGCAGcgcaatttttaattttgtggaaTTGGGCTATTtatagtataataattttgaattGTGTTAAATGAGGTCAACTATGAATCATGCAGTCCAGGAGTTCCACTGTTGTTGATGAGTCAAGTGTTCACGTGGCCCTGTCAGACTACAACGCAAATGGCAGCCGTCTTGAAAACATCACGGTAGGTCATGGCCTGGAGGCATTTCAGGCGTGAAACGATACGTTATTGAattatcattaaaaaaatttgtgTGGCAAATGGAAGGGGACATGTTACAATGTGGATTTAAGCGACTAGAGGTAGGTGGAGTGGTTATTGAGTGGTTATATACCCGTGCCACACCATTGAGTCAAACTTGCTTGACTCTGACTGGGGttaagcagccatgaatatTGCATATTcgaatatttctcaaccaacagtTAGTGTCCTAGGCTTAAGTTTTTGGTATACTTGTTGCCATTTAATTGGAATGCCCTGATCGCATCTCTATATTTATGCTCGAATATTTATATCcgaatatttctcaaccaacgGTCAGTGTACTCGGACTAGCCAAGAACTTTAGGCCTGCACACGTAACTCATAAATAAGAGCCACCTAAAGCATGAATATTCTACCTTTGCTATCGCTCTGGTAGATCTATAAGCCTACAACATTCTATTTAATTTTCTTGATCTAGTGCCAGAGTTGTGTCACCTCTCATCTCTGACACTTATCTAATTGCGTCTCGTGAAAGTATAGACCTGCACAAACGTGCGGTACAATTTCAGCGAGTGTAAACAATGTCACTATAACGTAGATCATTTGAAGCCTGCAACTGCTGCAATATTTCACCGATACAGATGAGAActagaagtaaaaaaaacttgttcACCTGTGTGTTCAAAACTCACTAATTCAGTTCTGCAAAATTTTACAATGGGCCAAGTGCTACATATATAAGTACAAAAGTCACTTGTCATGGTTTACATATTGGACACAGTCGCCATTACAGGTTGGTTTTATTTAACATTGGGCGAGACCAGCGGGCTACTAAGAAATGAAGGCGAGACCACTGAAAGTTGTAGCGTTCATATTTGTGCAAGTCTGTACTTTCACTGGAGACACAAGAGGGGCGAGGTTGCAGAACTCTGACACTACTCAAAGAAAATTAAATAGCATGTTGTAGGCCTCAACATTTTGTAGCTCTACCGGAGTGTTAAGAAAGgctgcttttattttacatgtgtgcattcctatacatgtatgttggcatTGTTGCCTTTagcaaagaaatgaaataattctAGCTCTACCAGAGCTGTAGAGCTACTTTGTATGAATGGTAATTATGCACACAGTGCCTTTTGACAATTAAAAAAATGAGTTTGAAATGATTTATACTTTGCTTTATCATGGGTTTCACTCACATATTTGGCACTGTTAATGGTGCATCATTAAATAATGACTACTAATATGCCAGGCTGTGCTCATTTTTCCGTGGcggagggggttagcacaccagcaaggcgcaatgactcaggtgcctctcaccaatgcggtcgccatGGAtcgaagtccagctcatgctggtttcctctccagccgtaagtgggaaggcctgcagccacctgcagatggtcgtgtgtttccccagTCTGTGCCccatttcctcctaccatgataCTGGCCACTGGCCGCTGTCATTTAAGATCACTACTTACATCAGTTAATTACTTGTTCCTTGAATGTGGATGACCAGATATGAAGGAGACCCTTTCCAGTTGTAGTGCACTTAACGAAAACATGTGATACACAGAATATCACATGACATATAATGGTATGAAAAGCTTCATACTTACGCTGTTTTCTTATTGTAAATCAAACATCTTCCCATTCAATTTTTTAAGCAATGAAAAATCGGTGAAAACATTTGACCACGGGAAAAAAATGACATGGAAACCAACACATAAACACAGATTTTACAAATCCCCTTTTTTGTCACTGGACATGGATGTTGTATGGTCAATCCAGTAATTCCAGCTATTCCACCTACCCagcaaaacagattttttttttttttaaataaatgatgtaaTTGTCATTGCTCTTTCATCCTCTTTTCAGAAAATCCAGAGTTGCAAGAGGCAGTCAAAAGCAAAAATGAGGCACTCCATGAACGGTTACTCCATGTAAGAGTAGAGTCCACAGGACCTCCTCCTGATCAGAGTCTGGTAATGCTCACTTTCTTTTTCCTCAGTCATTACACAGGCATGGTTAGCATTATGATCTTTTGATACCAAATCAACAAATCAGAGAGCTTCACACTCGCAGTTCTCTGAATCTCTTCAAATTATCAGGAAAACGTCTATTCAAAGAGAGATACACAGCAGGTTTTAATACAGTGTCTGAACTTAAAGTAGTTTCCAGTTTCATCATCATTTTATGATgttatttttatcaaaataatatgaatacaaaatataatattttgtgtgacaaTAGCCATTCCAATCACACATTGCTTACAAGTGTTGTATATTTTAGTCACTTTGGCATTACCAGCACTGATTTTCACAGGTCTCTTTCTTGTTTCCATTTGCCAGAAGGTAACTGGCTTGCACTCATCCTTGAAATCCTTGACGGTACTTGAACTTTTTGGAAAGGTTTTCAAGGTCTTTAAcgacataaaattttttttttttttttttttcggatttTCTGGAAAGTtctttgtgttttcagtgttaACGACCATATCATATTGCATTACATTGGACATTGACTGATTAATAAGCTACCTGAAAAACGTCCATTAATCTCCATACAAAGTTTTCTGCCCTGAACTGGTCTGTCCTTGAAATTGCTAGAAACAtacaatgtttttgaaaaaacatttttttccatggGTGGGAAGATGGAGTTAATACTGTGCTCCTTCAGTCAAGGGAAATAATCTTGAGTTTGGCttgaaactgtaaaataaactaaattgtcaaatatatatgttacaGAGTAAGTAAGTTTCATTGAAGGAAAACCAAGAGTCATTCGTTTATAAAGATACATCCTTACACACTTAGGTTCCACCCCTTGATGTGTAAGatataatacaccaatcaaacgTGTCACTTAGGGAGCAGACCGTGGTGTATTGGTTATAGGTGGTTGCCTTTCAGTCATGAGGATATTGGTATCCCAGTCATGGATTGTGTGaatttatagatatatatacatatcccagcttttctttttttttggacagtAAGCGGTTttttgaagaccatttgtctttcaccaatatgatgtgcaagtgggaaagtttgtcagtacctTTGATACCAAAAGTTGGTTGTTTTCCCCCAGGCAGCACTTTTTCATTcacctcaaaaaaaaagaaaaactgaccAAGGTCTCccagcatcctgtggatggttgtgggttttcctaaGGTTCTGCCaggttcctcccaccaaaatatTGACTGTcgtcatacaaataaatatacagatacatacagataaataaatataaaactgatcgctattgtataagtgaaaatttcaagaGTGTGGAAATGacataaacagataaatgtgtCATTTCCAAACGAATAATCTTAAAGTTTGGTTATATTTCTAGTATATATATGTTCCAGCAATTTGAAATTGCTGAGTAGTTTTTTTgatcactgtacactgacatgttttgtttttttttttccccacaggTGAGTAGAAGTTTACCCTTGACCAGGGAGAAGTCTGAAGATCCAGAGTTTGGATATCTTATCCCTGATGTCATACCAGAAGGCAGAGTCAGTTTGAAGCAAGTTTTTGAGTTCATAGGAAAGCACCAAAATGATCCTAAAGGCTACACAGCCCAAATGATAGCAGATGAATACAAACTGGAGTTGAATCAGGTTCAAgatattttaagacattttcAGGCCTTTCATATGTATGTGCCGAAGAAAATACGCGATAAAATGGTAACAGCAAGCTCAGAAGAAATTGAACTGATGGCCAGACCCCCCCGAGTGTTCGGAGATGAGAAAGAAACAGAGAAATTAGAGGCTGAAACTGTTCCTCCAACTGCTAACCCTGAACCTAAGCCATGACGAAATTTTACGTTTAACAAATTAAATCACTTGTAGATTATAGATAGGATACAGGCCCCAAAAtgacgaagcgatcttagatttgagtctaaatttcaaattactttataattattatttctgattttttcgatttttaatTCTTgttaaattattgtaaaacaaatttaagcTAAAATAATGTAACAATGGAAATTCATACCAAGTTGAATAAtagaaatttttacttaagactaagatcgcttcatgattCCGAGGGCAGGTCTGAGGCCTGTTTCTTTAAACCCTTGACAGATTTGTTTCCTTGTTACAACACTGGCAGCCAGTGATGTCTGTATTAgcgtggtacatgtagttacaggtTTATAACTTTACTTGGGTATTGTGGAATGCATTGTCCGCTGCCGCCAGACACAGTGTAAAGTTTTCTTGTATTTGCATATCTGAACAGGCTTCAGTTTCTGTGTTATAAGCGATGTTCAGAAGTATCTGACATAAAACTAACTTACCCAAGACTGTGTTCAATAAAAGGAAAAGaccatgaaaaaagaaaaaaatgagatCATAATCAAACACATCACTAATGTGTTTGGACAACGATGATATCACAAGCTTTTGCGTTTTGCTCTTCTCTATATATTGGCAATCAGATTAGCTCTTTATAAGTATTGGTGTGCATTGCATATTGCTCTAAAGGGGTCTCTGTTGCTGTCAGAGAGGTCTTAATGGTACCGCAACACAatgaggagcctctcacccatgagGTCATTGTGAGTTgattccagctcatgttgacttcctctgcAGCTATTCGTGGAAagatctgctagcaacctgcgtaggctctgcccagtttttaaccaccataatgctggtggccatcatgtaaaagaaacattcttcagtacgacgtgATAAACccataccaatcaaataaaattactCTTTCTTCAAAAGATAGTAGTTATATGTAAAGGTGACAACTCATTCTTAGTCAACAATGTCTAACAGTATAAACATGGCGTCATCTTACCATTCAAATACTTAAACGCATTCAGTAATCATTCTTTCAGTCAGGAAATTGTCCAAATAAGCGCAGGCATTTTTAGACGCATGTGTCATTAATGTGCCTGAttatgccccccccccaccctccaaaTTATTGCTGTCAGAAATCGTCTGAATCAGTATACTAGAAATGAGCTTCTGCCATCGTTTGCTGTagaaaaaatcacatttatttacgGTAGAGAAGATGTGTAAGTTTTGTCtcttggcttcctctccagctgtaagtgagaaggtctgcagcaagctgcgggtggtcgtggattttccaggttctacctggtttcctccctccgtATTTCTGgccacggtcgtataagtgacatattcttgagtatggcgtaaaacaccaatcaaacaagtaaatacatCAAAGGAGTGTGTGTAATTAGTGACTTCACGTCAGGCAGGAGTACAGGTAAATTATTAAGGGTGATATGAGTTGCTGTGATTTTGTTCCAGATAGTGTTCAGATGTATTACTCAAGATAGTCCAAATTAGCACTggatatgtttgtgtatgtattacaGAGATGTCTGAAAATGTCTGTACATAGATCATTATGATGGTTTCAAAGTTAAGTTAAAGACTTTCAAAAACAATTCCCACTTGTTTGACGTGTTTTAAACCCATAACAACTCAAAAGTTAACACCAGCATTAGAACCTACAcccagtgattttttttttatttttatgcatgtttatttgAGAACAGAAAGGTGATAGGTACCCACCAGAAACAAGTTGGTCAAAGCAGTGTActctttctttccttttctgCAATACGTccaattttcaatattttttctatcAAGAGGTAGTATAGCACCAGCACTGCAGCATAACGGCAGCGAAAGGTGTGTTTTTATACACCTGGGAATCGGCTTGTGTATACGTCAAATGTTGAATCATGGCAAGTGGTTAGACTGAGCTCACCTTAGCAGTTCAGGGGGTTGGGGATCAGTTCAGTTGATTGACCATAGGCCACGATTAATCAGGTGTGCTGATTTCCTAAGGGttgtattttattacatgtacatctttgtgaaattggGCCTTGGAGATGAATCAGGTGTGTTGGTTTCCTCAGGCTTATATGTAATAACAGATCATGAGATTTGTCAGGTGTGCTGGTTTCCTCGAACTTGCGTGTGATTACaggtcaggagatttgtcaagtGTGCTGGTTTCCTTAATCTAGTATGTGATTACAGGTCAGGAGATTTGTCTGGTGTGCAGGTTTCCTTAATCTAGTATGTGATTACAGGTCAGGGGATTTGTCAGGTGTGCTGGTTTCCTTAATCTAGTATGTGATTACAGGTCAGGAAATTTGAAGCCTGTGCTGGTTTCCTTAATCTAGGATGTGATTACAGGTCAGTAGATTTGTCCATTGTGCTTGTTTCCTTAATCTAGTATTTGATTACaggtcaggagatttgtcaggtgtgCTGGTTCCCTTAATTTAGGATATGATTACATATCAGGaggtcaggagatttgtcaggtgtgCTGGTTTCCTTAATCTAGTATGTGATTACAGGTCAGGAGATTTGCCAGGTGTGCTGGTTTCCTTGATTTAGTGTGTGATTACAgatcaggagatttgtcaggtgtgCTGGTTTCCTTAATTTAGTGTGTGATAACAGGTCAGGAGATTTGTCTGGTGTGCTGGTTTCCTCAGGCTCATATGTCATTACAGGTCAGTAGATTTCTCAGGTGTGCTGGTTTCCTCATGCTCGTATGTGATTACAGGTCAGTAGATTTCTCAGGTGTGCTGCTTTCCTCCAGGTTCACTTAGCTATCCTCTATCCGTCATAATAAGAGATTCACAGCagggagagtaaaaccacagctgCTccaacagtgtaatagttggaaaatggtcacgtgtaaccagtgaaatatgacctgatcaatttacctcagggttttattctaactctacCATATTAAagagaagtgaaatgttcttcatcACAGCTTAACACACCCaatcataataaaataactagatgctgctacatgtgtatgcaaaACTTATACGCATTTGTATCTGTCAGAAAACAGCGGTAAATTCTAATAAGGCCAAGTCACTCTTTACAGCCAGATTTGCCTATTATCACTCTTGTTCACATGTCCGTCATGGAAGATACCGAAGTGCCACAGTTAAGTTACAGACCTTTACAGATTTGTATATATTCTATCTGAAAATCATATTGCTGGAACATTTGAACACTACCTGTCATCAAAGATCCACAAGCAGAAAGAGTGACGGAACCTACAAATTCCGTCCAAGATGAGGTctgaacctgcaccttgtgtgtGCCCCAGTGGTTGAAAGGCAAGAACAACTTGCCAGTAGATCATGGCCTGCTCCACAAACATTCGTTTTTGATGGCGCAAATAGGCAATGAACAAACGCACACAAGAGAAAATTGAAGAGAGACGACGCCTGATTTTCACATATGATGTACACCCATGGTTTATTTCTGTATCATAGTGTGAAATAACGATGGCTATAAAAGGGCATTCTGATGCTACCCTAGGTGAGAGTTCTGTGGACTCCTGCTGTATTACCTCAAGACAGCTATATGACGGGGTCTCACAGCTGATCTCCGTACTTCTATGTAAACAAAAGACATGGCTAATGCGTAGAACAGTAGATGTAACACTAACAACCAGTCTCACATACACATAGACGCCTACTCTTTTAAAGCCAAATTATTGCTTTTGCAGACATAATTACCTCCCCTTTTCATAATAATAACAGTGAGATGAGGATGAAGGGGGGAATAGTCCTGTAAAGAGAATGAACAAGAAGACTAGGAGCTTCAGCTGATAATGTGACTAACCTAAAGAAACAGCAAGACATAGTTAATGGGTAACTTAGTTACATTTTGAAATGTGGTAAGTTACACAGAGTAAGGTACACGTAAGTATGAACTTCGATCTGTTAAACTATGTAACAATTGTATTCTCCCCAAAGagtcaaaagaagaaaaaaatggaaaagcaCTTACATCCACCTCCAGTGTGTACATCGAATTAAACCACATTTATTCCACACTGGCATAAATTAAAAAGACCTGGAAGTCATACGGATCTAGAGGCATTAGCTGCGCACTTAAACTGTGTCAGCTGTTTAATTTCTCAACAATTCAGCTACTGGTAATGTTACAATTTGGCCTTTTGTAATGACTTCTCAAATATTGCATATGTGTGGCCTATATGAAAACCCAGTTCAGCTTATAATCTTTtttatgaattatttgattgttaagCCACTAAAGtcctttttttttagttttaagaCAGAAAATAGAGAGAATACAGAGCTTCACAAAACCCTGTATATCCAGTTTACAGGACTTCATGGAGATCATGTCATTTTATGGCATGCTAATGCAACGTCGTTTACAGAAAAAAGTTACAAGCAAACTGAATTTCATTTGGACAAAACAACTCATTTACAGAAAAAAGTTACCAGCAAACTGAATTTCAAAGATTTGTGAAAGAACACAAAGAGGAATAGGTGAACAAGGTGTGTAACTATGTTAAGACAATAAATATAGGCAATTATTTGGTTAATTTCGGgaggtttttttgtttggacCAGCAATATTGATGAAAATCTTTCTTCAAACCAGTTAACGTTACTTAATATCACTTTTTATCACATCTGATTGAAGAACACACTAAGACTATgatacctaaaaaaaaaaaaaaaaaatttaaataactaGCAGAACTACTAAACTTGTAATTTCACATCAATGCTAAGTGGAACTGAAGTTTAAGGTGCTTTGAAGCTTatgataaaacagaaacaagCATAAGGCAAAGCAACATCATCTGATGGTACGTTCTGCTGATATGTATCGTCTTATAACAGACTTGCATGCCAGGAAAGGAGGGTGCCCATTTTACTTTCAATAAAGATGTTATTTACGATAATAATGACACAAGAGATGCTAGTACTTACATGAGGAGCCCTCTGTCCTAACACACCAAAGTACAGGTCAAAAACTGCTGCGATGCAAACTACTTGTAATGGCTGTGTaatttttaacaacaacaacaacaacggtgaAAACGTAGTACATTAGCAGGTGTAAACTTTACAGGACATTTAGCTAATTTTTCTCttggtacatatgtacatacatggttgGGCATGTGACTCGATAGCGCCCAGATTAAATACACTGAAGACTTCTACATCCACTGTAATACTTGGATCAATTCTTGATCAAACAGAGGTTATAGCTGTGTACGAGAAATCCAATACCCTAGAACTGCTCTTAAACTGTGAGCTTTTTCTACTTATCATCATAGGTATAAACGTCTTAGACCTTTAAATCTAACGTTAATTTGTAACCACTGTTCACAAATATCTGAAAAACCAGATGACAATTGTTCAAGGTAATATCACAATTCTACTGATCCTCATGAGGTTCACACTAACGgactggtgtcagaagtgggacaAGGACATGTCATAACAGTGACAACGCCTCTTGGCTGTCACAATTCTACTGATCGTCACCTACCAGGTTCACACTAACGgactggtgtcagaagtgggacaCGGACATGTCATAACAGTGACAAACACCTCTTGGCTGTCACAATTCTACTGATCGTCACCTACCAGGTTCACACTAACAgactggtgtcagaagtgggacaAAGACATGTCATAACAGTGACAAACACCTCTTGGCTATGAATTAATTCATCTGATGTTATCCTTCAAATGTGCAGTATGCCTGAGCATTCCAGTGGATACATCTAAACGAACAGGTGGAATAAAACTCCACCAGAATCCTACACATTTTCGATCTAGTGCAAATCCTATGGCCACCCTTAgctcaccaccaccaccacgtTGGTGGATTAACAGACACTCCTCCATGATATGTACTTCTATGTGAGCAACAATCTAGAATGGTAAATCACCAACACTCACTCGGATAAATCTACTCATTCAGGAATATACCTGACCAATCCACAGCCACATAAACcggaatttacatgtaatgaatATTGAACATGATGTGTCAATTTATCCAAGATGCTAGTCTAAAATTAACACTGTGCAGTTTATATTATCTCCCCAACTAGGTAGTTCAAAGACAAGAGTCTGAAACTggaacattcatgtacaaaggGTCAAGAAGGCATTAAGACAATTTATCCAGGTTTAATATTCATCCAATCCATACATCAGGCCTGACATGATGAGCTACGTACACATGGGGGAAAAGTGAACACAGAACATGGAGCTATCTGAGTATTGAAATGAATGAAGTGCCTAAGTCTCAAACTGGAATGTCTTTTTGAAAGTCAAAGTCAATTCCACCTAGACTTCATAAAGTGACCAATGTCTCCAAATTAATTTTACACAGATCACATGCAAATATTGGTAGGAAATAGGAGAAAGTTTGCAAAAATCGGACTTAAGTGTTATTCTATTTTTATTCCATCTTATACCCTATAAAATACGGAAGCTGTAGAGCGACTCCTCATTTAGGAAAAGGAGGTCTGGGGAAAAAATCTATTTAGAACAGAACATTCTGATAGTGTACCCCTGATAGGGATTAAGGTGAAGAACCCAAATTTAATATACCGGTACCAAGGTATTCCCAGTTATATTTGTCCAAGCTATGGTCTCTTTACATAAAACAAGTTTgatgtatacataaaaacaaaaaaatgttcaggaatacagtaatataatataatacatgcaGATTGTACAAAGAACAAAATTCAGACAAGAATTAACttgcacaaaaaataaaaataacatgaaatattcacataaattctcTAATATTTAGAGCCTTGATTTTAAATATGTTCAATTTATGGCTCTTTGAATTGTAACTCACTGTCATCAAGTATATTCACCCAGGATAATCTATACATCTCGAAGTGAAGAGTAATTACTAAGTCAAAGGGCAAAGAACTCCGCCCACAACTGACTGAGTGCCATGCCGTGATATATACAGTGAAATTGTCGAAAGGGCCTTTTCCTTTGTACATAGTTCTCTCCCCTTCTCATTATGGCTAGAGGATATCTGgtcagaaaacaaacacaggTGAGGTTTATGGGCAaggtttaacatttttaatacatgttacCTCCACAAGGCATTGAAATACACAATTATTACCAAAATACAGTTTAGCAGCAAAGACAATGAGCGTGCCTGTAATGCAATATTCTTAAGTTTCAACTACCAACTTCCAGATATTTATcagaaaaagtgtaaaacaaaacaagggcATGTCTGGAAAAGAAGCACCTTTGATCTGATCTACAATCTTCACTGTCACAGCCAAGTGGTTGAgagaatttattttataattaagaTTTTAGCAAAgagtacacatatttacatatatataaagtgATTCTACACTTACTTCCCCTTGGTTGAATCTCACAAAGCCCCAAAGGGATCGTTTGACTGTGGGGCTTGTTGACGAGGCTGTTGAAAGCCCATGGGTTGTTGGGCTATCGGCTGCCCATACATTCCCATGCCGTGGGCCATGCCCATGGGTCTCTGCTGGCCCTGAAAGACAATGATGGTTGTGATACTTTGTAATCATAATTATCATTTATACTTTGTTACAGGCGTTAGGTCAACAGAGTATACACagtacaaacataaaaaaaaaatgtagagtACCCTCTCTTTACATCTGTACGCAATTATTTTTGAATACAAATGCGTCTGACAATTTGAATAAGCAATGAAACAGTGCAGTGTGAAGGTGTGACTCGAACACTGTTATGTCTATCCACCTTACTGTGTCAATC
Encoded proteins:
- the LOC135461335 gene encoding protein NDUFAF4 homolog, whose amino-acid sequence is MGKVMSTVTKPIRNFNVENRAMRAMDRQAKAPKAAPRHETTKKSYEQLARENPELQEAVKSKNEALHERLLHVRVESTGPPPDQSLVSRSLPLTREKSEDPEFGYLIPDVIPEGRVSLKQVFEFIGKHQNDPKGYTAQMIADEYKLELNQVQDILRHFQAFHMYVPKKIRDKMVTASSEEIELMARPPRVFGDEKETEKLEAETVPPTANPEPKP